The genomic interval AAAATAGTTCGTAGTTCATCGGGATAGAGAAAGACATCATCACAATCCTCAAGAACCCTTTTTAAGGAGAAGAGAAGTGTACCTGGAATACCGGCCATTTATTCCTCCTGATGTCTCGTCCACCCCCCATAGCAAAAATCGATTAAGGCTTGCTCCCCAGTACTACTATCATATGATTTTATTTTTGCTGTGTCAATAGGAACTTTACTTTCCTTTCTCATTACTTGTATCTTCCATTGATACAAAAACTGTATACCGTGACGACCGTTTTCCAAATTCCGAATAAGAGAGTCCTGAGTAATGTACAATAGTGCCAGGCCCAATTTAATACGCTCTTTTTTGAAACATCCAGTGTTTCGGATATTTTTTCTTCTCAAAGAAAGGAACGCACTATGCACTCGAGCTACAGCGAACAGCGAGCGCAAATTATTCAGGCCGCGAATATGCTCTTCCATGCAGGCGTGATGTCGCACAGCGGGCATGGCAATTTGAGCGTGCGCCTGCCCGAAGAGGGACAGATGCTGCTGACGGCAACCGGCCACATCGAGCACCTGACGCCTGAGCAACTGACCGTGATCACCTTTGATGGCGACCCGGTCGAGGGCGATATCGACCCGGTAGCGCGGGAGATCGTCGGTATGCACTCGTGCGTCTACCGCCTGCGCAGCAATGTTAACGCCGTTATTCATACACACTCGCCACACGTGACGAGCTTCGCGCTCGCCAATAAAGCACTGCCATGCGTATATGAAGCCTTCCTGCGCTTCGGCATTACCGAGGATATCCCCGTAGCACAGTGGGCGCCGCGCGGCTCAGAGGAATCGGTCGCCAACATCGTGCAGCAGCTTGAGCGGCATCCCACCGTACCCGCCGTCCTGCTTGGCAATCACGGACTGCTGGCTTTCAGCCGCGATCCGCTCACCGCCGCCCAGCTGATCATCATTATGGAGGAAGCGGCGCAACTGACGCTCGAGGCACGCGCGCTCGGCGGTGAAAAGTCCCTGCCCGCCGATGCCCTTGAGCGCGAGCGCAAGCATATGCAGCAATTTGGGTCGGCGCAGTAGGGCAATCACGCAGCGCCAATCGTGGCCTATGGCGCGCTCGTAGGGGCCGATTCATCGGCCCCGTAGTCCAATTATTTGTCATAGTTCATTACCGCTGATCCCCAAGGATTAGCCATCCTATAAAGGAGCTAGCGATGAACCCGCCTGTATCCATTACCACCGAACGGCTGCGGGCATTCTTCCATCCTCACAGCATCGCGCTAGTGGGCGCCACGGACAGGTCGCGCTGGTCTATCAATACCTATCAGAATCTCAAGGCCTTCGGCTATACCGGCTCTATCTACTGCGTCAATCCGAATTACGAGGTGGTACACGGGGAACCCGCGGTGAAACGACTCGGCGATATACGCGAGGCGGTAGATCTCGCTTTCATCATGGTGCCGACGCGGCAGGTTTATCCTGTACTTGAAGAAGCCGCCGCTGCCGGTATTTCCAATGTTGTGATCCTGACATCCGGGTTCAGCGAGATGGGGTCGCAGGGACAGGTGTTAGAACAGCGCATCCTGGACTTCGCCCGCCAGCAGCATATGATCGTGCTGGGGCCAAATGGGAACGGATTCGTCAATGTCGCCGCCCAGATTCTGCCGTATGGCCTGCCCGTTCAACCACCGCTCGTAAAAGGCCCTGTCGGCGTCGTTTTGCAGAGCGGCGCGCTGGCAAGTTCTGTGATAACGCTCGCCCAGGCGCGGCATATAGGCCTGAGCCTGCTCGTTTCGATGGGTAACGAAACCATGATTTCGGCCATGGATATCATGAACTACCTGGTCGAGGATGAAGAGACGCGAGTCATCGCCGTTTTCCTGGAAACCATCCGCCATCCTGCCATCTTCAAGCGCATCGCCCAGAAAGCGTTGGAGCGCGGCAAGCCGGTAGTGGCGTTGAAGGTCGGACGGAGCGAGATCAGCGCCCGCGCCGCCAAAGCTCACACCGGCGCGCTTGTTGGCAATGATGCCATTCATGACGCGATATTCCGCCAACTGGGCGTCATTCGTGTAGCTTCCTTAGAGGATTTGCTTATCACTGCCGGACTTTTGGGATATAGCCGCCCAATCTCTGGCCGGCGCATGGGACTGGTGACGCCATCGGGTGGGGCCTGCGATATCCTGGCCGACCGTGCCGGAGAAGAGGGCATCCAACTACCGGACTTCGCCCCTACAACGGTGCAGCGGCTGCGCCAGGTTTTGCCGGAGTTCTCGACCATCCACAATCCCCTGGACGTTACCGGCTATATCGTTGTTGACCGTACCTTGCAGCAACAGGCTCTCAAAGTAGTGATCGAAGATCCTCACCTTGACTTCATCGTCTACCTGTCCGAGCCACCGCGCGTGGAACCTCCACCATCCCAGCTTGAATCGTACCTGGAACAATACAAAGCGCTGGGCGAGCTGACCCGCCGGTCGCGCATCCCCATCATCGTGATGAGCAATACCAGTATCGACCTGCCGCCATTTAGCCGTTTCATCGCTGATACCGCGGACATCCATTTTGCCGGCGGTATGGAACACGGCATGACCGCGCTGGGTAAAGCCCTGTGGTGGTACGAAACACGCCAGCAGGCATCTATACAACCTCAAGAACAGCAAGATGTCTTATCTCCTCTTCCTTTGCCTGCGGTGCCCTCGGGTAACTGGTCCGAGTTCGCCGCCCGTCAATTCTTGCAAGCGCAAGGCATTCCCGTTGTGCCTGGTACGCTGGCAAACGACGCTGAGGAAGCAGTGCGGGTTGCACAAAGCTATGGATTTCCGGTAGCATTGAAAATCCAGGCTCCTGATATCCAGCACAAAACCGATCTAGGTGGTGTCCTGCTCAATCTTGCGAACGAAACGCAGGTGCGCGAGGGCTTTGCGGCAATTATGAACTCTGCTGCTCGCTACAGCAAAGCAATCGAAGGTATACTCGTTAGCCCCATGCGCCCGGCAGGAATAGAGTTGCTCGTTGGCATCCTGCATGATCCGCTATGGGGGCAGGTGCTGGCTACCGGCCTGGGTGGTATCTGGGCCGAGATTTTCAAGGATACGAGCGTGCGCGTTCTGCCCGTCTCAAAAAGCGAAATCCGGCGCATGCTATTCGAGCTGCGCGGTGCGCCCTTGCTGCAAGGCACACGAGGACAACCACCCGTCAACATCGAGAAGCTGGTCGATATCATTTTCCGCATTACGCAGATTGCACAGAGATTAGAGGGAAAATTGGAAGCGTTGGAGATCAATCCACTGCTGCTTTACGGGGAGAATATCGAGGCGGTGGATGTGCTGCTGACGTGGCAGGCGAAGTAAAAAAGCTCATAATCGCAGACATCGCAGGCTCAAACTGTAACCGGCCTCACAAGAAAAATGTGAGACATATCACAAAAATTGCAAAGAATCTCTGCTACAGTAGTACTGGATGTATCCTTATAGGTATTACCATTGAAAAAATCTTTATGCTTAAGTCCTTTTACTATGTCTGATCACATCAAACAGAGGAAATACTCTTAATGAAAACAACTCCATCATCTTTTCGACGCTCATTCCTGGGTATCGGCCTTCTTGTATTGCTCTTCCTTATTCCTGCGCTCGCGGCTTGTAGTGGCAATGCTGGCAAGGGCAGTACGCCAGCCTCAAAGGGTACCACTAATGGCACCGGGAGTACGACTTCCACTCCAACACCCGCTGTTCTCCTGGGTGTGCAGGCATGTCCTGGCGCCACCAAAAATCCTGCTTACTGGAATCCCTTTATCCTGGCACAGAGTGGCACGTACAAAGTAGAAAGCGTCAATTGTGCTAACCTGATGGGAACTCCTACGCTTCAGGCCCTGGTAACGGTACGGCATAGCAACGATGGCTCTATGCTGGATGTCTACGTGTTTAATAATATCAGCAGTTCCAGTCCCACGCGCGTCTTTCAGTTGCTGGGACTCGTCCAGGGCAAGGCGAAGATCAGCGGTTATAACACCGTGCTGACCGCGTCCGCGGACGAGCTTTCCGCGCTGAACACAGGCAAACCGGTTTCCCAGATGACGGCGGACCTCTTCCGGGAATTCAAATGGTCCGACACGGCGGGCACGCTGGTGCAGATTGCCTTCCCCGGCATCTTCCCCGACCTGACACGCTACCAGGCAGAGAACGATCAGGAGCAGGTCAATCAGGGCCAGCAACCCTGGAAACTCAGTCCCACGATGGTTGCCAGCGCCCTGGCTACCACTCTGCTCAACTGGCCCACAAGCTCCTCAACCACTCTGCTCAGCGGAGGCGGCGCTCGTGATGTTGACGCCGTTGTGCGTGTCACGAACAGCATTGGCGGCGAAAGCATCACCGTGACGCTTTCGCGCCTGGAGGAGAACACA from Ktedonobacteraceae bacterium carries:
- a CDS encoding class II aldolase/adducin family protein; this translates as MHSSYSEQRAQIIQAANMLFHAGVMSHSGHGNLSVRLPEEGQMLLTATGHIEHLTPEQLTVITFDGDPVEGDIDPVAREIVGMHSCVYRLRSNVNAVIHTHSPHVTSFALANKALPCVYEAFLRFGITEDIPVAQWAPRGSEESVANIVQQLERHPTVPAVLLGNHGLLAFSRDPLTAAQLIIIMEEAAQLTLEARALGGEKSLPADALERERKHMQQFGSAQ
- a CDS encoding acetate--CoA ligase family protein yields the protein MNPPVSITTERLRAFFHPHSIALVGATDRSRWSINTYQNLKAFGYTGSIYCVNPNYEVVHGEPAVKRLGDIREAVDLAFIMVPTRQVYPVLEEAAAAGISNVVILTSGFSEMGSQGQVLEQRILDFARQQHMIVLGPNGNGFVNVAAQILPYGLPVQPPLVKGPVGVVLQSGALASSVITLAQARHIGLSLLVSMGNETMISAMDIMNYLVEDEETRVIAVFLETIRHPAIFKRIAQKALERGKPVVALKVGRSEISARAAKAHTGALVGNDAIHDAIFRQLGVIRVASLEDLLITAGLLGYSRPISGRRMGLVTPSGGACDILADRAGEEGIQLPDFAPTTVQRLRQVLPEFSTIHNPLDVTGYIVVDRTLQQQALKVVIEDPHLDFIVYLSEPPRVEPPPSQLESYLEQYKALGELTRRSRIPIIVMSNTSIDLPPFSRFIADTADIHFAGGMEHGMTALGKALWWYETRQQASIQPQEQQDVLSPLPLPAVPSGNWSEFAARQFLQAQGIPVVPGTLANDAEEAVRVAQSYGFPVALKIQAPDIQHKTDLGGVLLNLANETQVREGFAAIMNSAARYSKAIEGILVSPMRPAGIELLVGILHDPLWGQVLATGLGGIWAEIFKDTSVRVLPVSKSEIRRMLFELRGAPLLQGTRGQPPVNIEKLVDIIFRITQIAQRLEGKLEALEINPLLLYGENIEAVDVLLTWQAK
- a CDS encoding Gmad2 immunoglobulin-like domain-containing protein, whose amino-acid sequence is MKTTPSSFRRSFLGIGLLVLLFLIPALAACSGNAGKGSTPASKGTTNGTGSTTSTPTPAVLLGVQACPGATKNPAYWNPFILAQSGTYKVESVNCANLMGTPTLQALVTVRHSNDGSMLDVYVFNNISSSSPTRVFQLLGLVQGKAKISGYNTVLTASADELSALNTGKPVSQMTADLFREFKWSDTAGTLVQIAFPGIFPDLTRYQAENDQEQVNQGQQPWKLSPTMVASALATTLLNWPTSSSTTLLSGGGARDVDAVVRVTNSIGGESITVTLSRLEENTNGGIWEATSAAVDGLSITGPAPLSVLSNPTVVKGTGNAFEGQIGQIKVLDHLYNSLGQATATGAIGNGATTFSSNLSYQSTFPAGVQEGVLVLSTFSAKNGVLTAVMEKVLIKGVD